The genomic segment CACGAGTGTCCGGTTATAAGTCCCACAGCGTCAGTTGGTTAGAATCAAAGCCATCCAAAGTTTTGAAGTCGGCGTCTGTAAGTAGTTCATGAAGAGGAACTTTCTCAAACGGGTGGACGCTTAAAAGCTGCAAAGTTCTGAACAAAGAACCGGGTAGCCCCAACTGCTTGTGAAGGATGGCCACCATCAGGTAAACGCACACCGCGATCCAGATCTGCGTCTTCACCGCGTTGGGGCTCGTGCCGTAGTAATGCTTGATGCGCAGGTGGCCCTTGATCCAGCGGAAGAACAGTTCGATTCGCCACCGCAGGCGATAAAGGTTGGCCACACTCAGGGCCGGGATATTGAGGTTGTTGGTGAGGAAAACCAAATCCCGCCGTGTGTCTGCATCGAAGTAGCGCACCTTGCGCAGAAGCGAAGGGAAGTCTCTCCGCGCTTTGGCGAGCTTCGGCTTGCCCACCTGGTCGCTGCGAACGCCCGCCAGCATGTCCACGGGTCGGGAGGTCTGCCGGGCGAATTGCAGGTTGTCCTTGGCCCGGGAGACAAAGAAGGCTGCCGATTGGGCGATGCGATTGAGGCGGGCGAAATCCATGTAGCCGCGATCCATCACGTAGAAAGCGCCCGGTTCGAAGAGAAGCTCGTCGAGCCAGAGAACATCGTGCTGACGGGCTCCTGTGATGAAGAGGCAGGTCGGAATCGGGCCCCGCAGGTCGATCTGGGTATGTATCTTGATGCCGGCTTTGGTTTTACGGAAGTCGGCCCATGGAAAGAGGGTCAGCGAGAGATCCACCGTGGTCGAATCCAAAGCATAGACAGTGTTGTCAATGTCCAACCCCAGGTCCTCCCCGCCGTAGAGCGGACGGGCTTTGCGCATGAGGGTCTTGGCCAGATCCTCCCAGAGCCGCCAGTCGCGCTGTTCGTTGGCATCGGCCAGCGTGGATTTGGCCAAGGGCTCCCGAAAACCCAAGT from the Opitutaceae bacterium genome contains:
- a CDS encoding IS4 family transposase, with translation MNSGRFVLSQILDLVHRETLDRLVERYNAESRVRHFGCRQQLIAMAFAQLTWREGLRDIADCLNARPSTRYHLGFREPLAKSTLADANEQRDWRLWEDLAKTLMRKARPLYGGEDLGLDIDNTVYALDSTTVDLSLTLFPWADFRKTKAGIKIHTQIDLRGPIPTCLFITGARQHDVLWLDELLFEPGAFYVMDRGYMDFARLNRIAQSAAFFVSRAKDNLQFARQTSRPVDMLAGVRSDQVGKPKLAKARRDFPSLLRKVRYFDADTRRDLVFLTNNLNIPALSVANLYRLRWRIELFFRWIKGHLRIKHYYGTSPNAVKTQIWIAVCVYLMVAILHKQLGLPGSLFRTLQLLSVHPFEKVPLHELLTDADFKTLDGFDSNQLTLWDL